The stretch of DNA TAACGGAATACTTCTGCCACCCCCCGGGCAGGATCATGTCCATGGTACAGCTCGAGCAGGTGAAGTCATAGCCGTAGCCGCCGATGAGGCCGCTAACGGCCGCCAGCGAGTATGTGCCGGCGAAGAACACACTGAGCAGCCGGAACATGTAGTAATGCCGGTCTGGCATACGCCAACCTGTGGatggtaagtaagtaagtaagtaaatattctttattgcaccaataattatacattttacatacatgtaaaactacaaagaaattttaacggaaaaatagaaccaggtaacaacaggcggtcttatcgctaaagagcgatctcttccagacaacctttgggtagcaggaAATGTAGAACTCAAACAAAAGTCAACAGGTAGTGCACGATGGTGTGGTTTTATTAAGTTTAGAATCTAGGGAACTTCGTTAATGAAATAAGATGAATTGTATgtgaatacacaaaatattgGTTTGAGGCACTCATTATGGGAACCGGCTTCTGCAAACGAAGTCGTCTGTGTAGAATGGCAAATTCCGCGATAAAAATTATAGGACAGTTTCTTAATCTGTCCTTCCCCAcgccaaatttcatctaaatcagttcagcggtttaagcgtgaagaggtaacagacacaGGCATATATAATTTACTTTCACATTAGTACGAATGAACATTAAGTGGGTGATGAGTACTTATATTTACCATTAGTAATGTATTTGCTCACAACATATCTTTCTATGCAAACGTGCGTGAGGCATTCCACCTCGTGTATCGCCATGAAAGTTTCCAAGAATCCAAATAGTCGGCACAGGGTCATTTCTCGACGGCTGATTAGAAgtaaacataatataatataaataattatacgagccgcatttcataaaaatattaatcatgTAAAACATTAATCAAACTTACTATATATCCTTCTTGTCTATTATGTAGGCCATTAAAAATGGCGTACACCTCCGAATCCATGCAGAAAGCATAAAAAATCCAATATTCTGATAACTGCGATTCGTTTCAAAAGTCGGATGAATATAAGCTAATAATAGCCCAATAAAAATCAGTGCAGATAAACCTCCTGGAAATGCAGacattatttatataaagtAATCAGTAATCACACATAACTttttaatgataataaataaattgcaaACAAAAAACAACTCGACGTAAACATGACCGACTATTAGTAATAAAGTTACAACTTACCTATATAATGCAATTGATCAACAATATCGTCTCTTTCGTGTTCATCAAACAGTGGCCAAGGACAcgtactcgtatagttcgacatttTAAACTAGGCACTCAGTCAGGAACAGAGTTAATAAATCACTTTCGGACGATGGGGATAAACGGAGGGGCCCGCTGGAGATTTGCACTGCGACTGCGCAGTGCGTAGCCGGGAGGTGCAACACTTGCCGGGGTTTGAAGGTCTGGGGTGTTATATGTATACTATATACATTTTAAGTCGTTTATGTTGTGCGGTGGGACAGCAGAGTCGGGTTTCAAACCAGCAGTAAGATGAGCCGCTTCGCTCCGCTACTCAACATTGTTCTTCATAATAGTAAACTTGTTGTTAGTAGGTATCATATTAGACAATGAGCTTAGAGCGAGCTTATTacttttttattcaattaaaaaagTATAGTTCCGTATCATTCACAAAGTAGTTTTAGTAATTCTCTCCCTTTTGGTAAGGAACCCTTAAAGGAAGACTGACGCTAAAACGGCCTGGGTCCGGGCCGACACAACCGACAGTTCATTTTCTATGACTGGTGACCGGTGATCgtgtgatgctttctatagaaaatgaaGTATCAGATGCCTCGGCCCTCGACCGGGGAAGTTCTAACGTGAGTAATCCTTAAAAAGGTCGGTAAGTTTttactatttatatttatttacctgctattaaatgtttataatgaaattaatgaatTTATACCAATTCGAATTGTTATTCTAGAAGTTAATGTTTTCAATTGAAATAACCATGAAAGATGAagaattaggtacttactttaattaggcgtataaataattataaagacAATTTAAGTATCCAACTCAGTATTAAAGTAATTAAACAATGGCAGTGTTTATAATGAGGACCGAAAGCCTCACGAAATTGATCTCACTATTTGCCTTACTGGCCTAGAACCTCTTGTTGGGTTCTGTTCGAAATACCAGGTGATCATGCGCTGTCGTCATCACAACAGAGCCGCAAATTGGATTATACCATTATACCAGGTAGGGTGGGTCGGAAGCGCTCTGCGTAGGCTAGTTGAAGTAGCTTGATGGTGCTTTCGTAGTCAACAGGTTTCTTCCGAAATGTGGAGCTTGCCCTGGGTTATGCCTGGAAGCGTTTGGCGCGGTCTGGCCGCAGCAACGCGTAGTGTCGCCGCACGCGGCCGAGCAGCGCCGCGCGCAGCCGCTCGTCCGCGAACAGGTAGCACAGCACGGGGATGCTGGTCGCCGCCTAGCATACAAATAATGCTGATTATCATCATATAGAGGGAATATtgggcaaagctctgcgtaggtgatACCATTAGCACATTAAACAAACCTCactgacatcatcaatgacacatcatgcatcactaattagttattctgtgactaggtcaatcacatggcctaccgtgaaacacgacaatcgaaagttcggtttctgcctctctatcactcttgcttattcgatcgatagagagccaattaaagaaatttcgattttagcGTTTCGCGGCAGGCCACCTGTAAataaaccgccttggtgcatcaatgtcatagtgaaaagtaaaaccatagtgaaaacttgccaaaaaactgcttaaggcctagtatgtataagttaatctatggtttactaaacaaattggtgctgcactctggcggcagaacattgcagtgaCAGTGCCAGCTACACGTGATCAATGAATAGGTATAATACTCACTACACGTGATTCAACATGAATTAAACTGATACGGTTTAAAAgtttagaagaaaaaaaatgaGAACCTAATTTTCCTGAGAAAATAAGATACATAatcttttataaatattttttggtgaTACTTGACTACCTTAATCTGGCCACCCCGATATAGCATATGCCTAAATGACAGTAAATGGAATGAGATGTTATTATATGGCTGTGTGTGCACGGCGTGTGACGATGTTGATAAAATGTGTCTCAGCCAGTATAGCTCAAGGCATAACTAACACCTAGCCAGAACCACGCCCGGGATTCACAGTATCGGCGTGGAAGTTGTCAGGACCAGAAAACTACAGGTAACAACAATTAATGACTTAAGTACCTCCGATGCAATGGGCGCTATAAGCGCCAATGTTGGTGGTACGTGGCTTCGGTAGCTCAGGACCAGAGCTGGGAACCACTGGTACCCTGCCAGGACTCCACTAGGGATCCATAGCGCCAGCGTGGAGATTGTGAGGACGTGGACACTCTGAGAACAAATTCACGTGGTACCTATCATATGTACCTATCTCGTTGGCTCGTATGTTGTCGGACATTCTATCTTGTGTTTGTAGGTATTGCTAATTTACATTCATTTTAGTCTATTAAATAAACTTAATGAGGTACACTAGAAtaacatttttgtatgattAAAGAAAGTATTAGGATGGATTTTCAGAGAAATTGGTTTTCCCAATACAAGTTTTCACGCACTCAAAGACTTCCTACTCGATTGTCATAAATTTAGTGGTCAACAAAAAAATTGTTAGATTATTCGTTGATCTTAAATTAATCTAATCAAAATTTTCCTCTTACCTAATTGTTTATCCAATTGTATCTTACCTGCGTTAATCTTTTGTGTTCTTTTTGTTGTTCACTTCTGTAATAAATAGTTTCTAGGCGAACAGCTTTACCCGTGTAATAGAAACTGAAAacgattaaaatatttaaaaataactattaatatatgacaataggtacctacatttgtaTGAACATCAGTCTGAACCAAAAAAAATAGGTTTTTCTATATCCACATTACTCTAATAGGTAGGACATATCAGTCGttccgggagtgggcagtcaacgtgaaaaaatgttcaaacgctggaaagtgcaggggtcaaaatgtccatacggaaccggctgtctatgtggcaaaaagtaggtaggttaggttcgttaggcagcttcagatgcccgaagggcagaCCGCCCataaataggagccccgcaaagcggggctccgtctagttacgtCTAGTTacatagacagccggttccgtatggacattttgacccctgcactttccagcgtttgaacattttttcacgttgactgcccactccTGGAATGGAATCAGAAGAACGCTGTACAACTATTTAACCAGAAGCAGTGCCGCGAATATTTCAACAAAAGCTGTAATCACAGGTCTTACATAGCAATGACTGGTATCACTCCACAAAGGATAACGTAGGGCACTGTGTATCCTATCTGCTTGGCACCAGAGGTCCCAGAGGGCCAGAAGAACGTGCACACGGTCCCGGTCGGGTCGCAGGAGTAGAGCCCGTAGCCGAATAGAGGCGGCGTCGCGAACACAGCGCCGTTCAGGAAACACACACCCACGAGGATATAGTATAATCGTAGGTGCAGAATCCTCTCTGAAACATGACACAACGTACGTTACGTAAGAGCtcgtatgtatatatttttatacatatgtgGCTAACAGTAACTAACAACATAACCATCCAAACTTCATCAATCAGAATTTTTCCAACCACCAAGACTATTCAGATAATAACTATTCAGAAAAGGTTCTTAggttatttacagtacatatggagctactttaccgcactagtgcgataattagcacattacgcaactatgtcgaaaattcaAAGGGccaatgtactgtaaaacgttgtacgatacatgtgcgaataggtaattcataactcgtgtcgatttaaagcactcccttcggtcgtgttttaatttatcgccactcgttgcgaatttcctatttttcgcacttgtatcgtaatgtactattattcaaTATTACGTTCACATGCCAAACTAATTAGAGGAAATCATTGGCGCTTGAAATgacaaattaattaattgaactgcagataacaattttattattatcaatCTAATAGATAGTCTCAAATgattcatatttttttgtagatCTTAGATAAGATTTGCGTATCTGCCAACTCAATGAGCTAAATTAATAAAAGTACGACATTCACCAATCACATCACCGGGTGGCGCGAAAGCGTGACAAGTACGTGTTACTCGTACTTACTCACATTTCACAGAATAACCACTAGCCACTAAGTCATAATTATTGACCCCTAGCATTTTTTCGTCGTATGTACAACCCTCTGACAGCCGGTCCACgagatattaaaatattagtagGGACCTATAGATATTTACCACGTCTGTAGAACCTTGCTAGAAGGTATCGCTCTAGAATAATAACAAGTAATGCAGTCATTTGAAAGACACCGTAAAATTGATTTAAAAATGCAAATAGTTGACAGCACGCTGATCCGAATAACCATCTGAAACAAGGGGAAAAAAGCTGTAAAAACAATGTCTTAAAGTGGGTAATTTTGCTTGACATAGGATATTTATGTAATTATACAAATAGGTTTAGTATAAGAATCGTATCATATGTCAAGTAAACCCATATTATGTGTAATCGAGTATTCTGCCCATACATTGTATTATTGTGATCTCAATTAGACAATGATACTTCGCAACATATCGACTATATAGAGGTATAGGTAACATAAGACCACTTTTGTGAAAATTAGTGATAAAGCTAATATCGAGACGTGTACACGTTTACGTTTACACATTacattttattgatattaatatttacttatttaagtgtaataaaagTCTGTATACTTTCTTATtcatgtatttataaatatttcgtATTTTTTACCGTTTTGTTACGGCTGAGGCCCCCGCGAAAGGAAATCCGAGCAAATTCCTGCCGAGCGACGCCGAGCAAAGATTTAGCACTAGAATATGGCTCCTGAAGGTTAGCAGGTGACTATGGAGGAAGGTGATGAAAAGCCAGCCGTTGAGCAGCACCCCGAACACTCctgaagatatttttttattatattggtTGTTCTCTTTGCACGTTTTTACATTGATTGAGTTACACGAACCTAGCCGCCGCCAAACAAACGAAATTATTACGCTCTCAGACGACATGTTTAAATTACAGGCTTATTGTAATTTATAagtacgagccccgatgcatatgttttcgtctagtcagaccatttttttaggttctcgcgtttgtacaaaaataatgttttcgtttttgaaaagtacattttttcagcaataaaagtctcatgcaattttattatacgatcaaaataaactagattaaatattactattatggttcccattactgggtcattttatgtttatgtgtaaaatttattcgaataaacaaaattgttgcgTGGAACTAGACGAACTAATTTGCATCAGGGCTCGTAATTTGTATGTAACTGTTACATTTCTATCTGTTATTCATTTATCATCTATCTGTTCTCATTCTATAACGACATTCTGAAACCGAagcgagtagaagttttacatacaaacCTACTAtactcgctctattttctttgtataacaatttttagcaacgaaaactagtaacTAGTAGACATAGATATGTTACGTAAATGATTAAGCCAAGgttaaatgtaatgtaatttaaattttattatattaagtataataaatgaataaatgaaagcgctggtggcctagcggtaacaGCGACttccaatccggaggtcgcgggttcaaaccacagctcgtactaatgagttttacggaacttatgtacgaaatatcatttgatatttaccagttgcttttcggtgaaggaaaacatcgtgaggaaaccggactaatcccaataagacctagtttcccctctggattggaaggtcagatattgcagtcgctttcgtaaaaactagtgcctacgtcaattcttgggattagttgtcaagctgaccccaggctcccatgagccgtggcataaATTCCGggaacgcgaggaagaagaagaggaagAAGACATGACTAACAGATAGAAATGTAACAGTTAAACATACAAAttacttataaattaaaataaacctgtaATTTAAACATGTCGTGTCGTTTGAGggcgtaacttcgattgtatagGAGCGGCTTTTTGGCGTCATATACCGTCATATAACTCTTAACTTTACAACAACGTACTTATTGATATACATTTATTTGAAGGTAGGTAGAAcagatatacctacttaaatgatAAATGAGCTAAAACTTGGCGATGCAAATGGTAGAGCTGTTCTGATAATGAAGTCgaattaggtatatatatgttatACTTAGAAACCACCTAACTAAAAAacaggacaagtgcgagtcggactcgcccaccgagggttccgtactttttagtatttgttgttatagcggcaacagaaatacatcatctgtgaaaatttcaactgtctagctatcacggttcgtgagataaatacagagcctggtgacagacggacggacggacagcggagtcttagtaatagggtcccgttttaccctttgggtacggaaccctaaaaatgccaCTACGTCGATTTAAACTTAAGTTAGGTACGTCTCGCAgattaaaagtaggtacttaagtgaAGTCACAAGATAAAAGCGATTTTTTTTACCATAACTTGTtttcaaaatacctacctacagctCAAAATGCGCAATTAAAATATCTCTATATTGCTATATTGCCAATGTTATACTTTACATGTAGTAGGTACACAATACCTACAGAGTTAGATATTAAGAAAGCTAATAAAAAGTATCGTTAGCTAAGTACTTACCGAAGA from Cydia splendana chromosome 5, ilCydSple1.2, whole genome shotgun sequence encodes:
- the LOC134790568 gene encoding uncharacterized protein LOC134790568; the encoded protein is MSNYTSTCPWPLFDEHERDDIVDQLHYIGGLSALIFIGLLLAYIHPTFETNRSYQNIGFFMLSAWIRRCTPFLMAYIIDKKDIYRREMTLCRLFGFLETFMAIHEVECLTHVCIERYVVSKYITNGWRMPDRHYYMFRLLSVFFAGTYSLAAVSGLIGGYGYDFTCSSCTMDMILPGGWQKYSVSLLFIMRSIKPVAFMIVMLRWAKQLESKFVDVPYNRKQKKMTDEVIALTAVNLACWAPIALIQASVILSQHLYGPGEFSLPSPSLVKMALLMHWSSLGCSTINLFLLNPNIRKAAINFRFQNFSELTSDPQKTE
- the LOC134791090 gene encoding visual pigment-like receptor peropsin isoform X1 — translated: MMQNFYDYQEDDCPWYYFDSSYKTLLGSCLFVFGVFGVLLNGWLFITFLHSHLLTFRSHILVLNLCSASLGRNLLGFPFAGASAVTKRWLFGSACCQLFAFLNQFYGVFQMTALLVIILERYLLARFYRRERILHLRLYYILVGVCFLNGAVFATPPLFGYGLYSCDPTGTVCTFFWPSGTSGAKQIGYTVPYVILCGVIPVIAIFYYTGKAVRLETIYYRSEQQKEHKRLTQSVHVLTISTLALWIPSGVLAGYQWFPALVLSYRSHVPPTLALIAPIASEAATSIPVLCYLFADERLRAALLGRVRRHYALLRPDRAKRFQA
- the LOC134791090 gene encoding visual pigment-like receptor peropsin isoform X2; translated protein: MTVRGVFGVLLNGWLFITFLHSHLLTFRSHILVLNLCSASLGRNLLGFPFAGASAVTKRWLFGSACCQLFAFLNQFYGVFQMTALLVIILERYLLARFYRRERILHLRLYYILVGVCFLNGAVFATPPLFGYGLYSCDPTGTVCTFFWPSGTSGAKQIGYTVPYVILCGVIPVIAIFYYTGKAVRLETIYYRSEQQKEHKRLTQSVHVLTISTLALWIPSGVLAGYQWFPALVLSYRSHVPPTLALIAPIASEAATSIPVLCYLFADERLRAALLGRVRRHYALLRPDRAKRFQA